A region of Ornithorhynchus anatinus isolate Pmale09 chromosome 5, mOrnAna1.pri.v4, whole genome shotgun sequence DNA encodes the following proteins:
- the SCAMP2 gene encoding secretory carrier-associated membrane protein 2 isoform X3 — translation MSAFDTNPFADPVEVNPFQDPSVTQLTHPPQGGLDEFNPFSETPRLTNVAPTTVPIAQPTGPSQPAVLQPSVEPTPKLLLRQAGKYLPPKFLAESKLSERQRLLGGDNVQSDSHKRAKSVASAAQAGLLQQQEELERKAAELDRKERELKNSAAKLNVRQNNWPPLPQKFPIKPCFYQDFSADIPADYQQTCKMLYYLWMSIYIIQTVGIPGWGDSGWIAALSELKTAPAVSIIMMVVASFFTLCSVLSLVLLKRVHTLYRRTGASFQQAQEEFSQGILTNRNFRSAASGVAASAARGAFQGN, via the exons GATCCCTCGGTGACCCAGTTGACCCATCCGCCGCAGGGTGGCCTGGACGAATTCAACCCTTTCTCGGAGACTCCTCGGCTG ACCAATGTGGCACCAACAACCGTTCCCATCGCCCAGCCCACTGGGCCCTCCCAGCCCGCGGTGCTCCAGCCCTCCGTAGAACCTACCCCCAAG CTGCTGCTTAGACAGGCCGGCAAGTACCTGCCCCCCAAGTTCCTGGCAGAGAGCAAGCTCTCAGAGAGACAGAGGTTGCTAGGAGGAGATAATGTTCAGAGTGACAGCCACAAGCGAGCAAAG TCGGTAGCATCTGCAGCCCAGGCTGGGCTGCTCCAGCAGCAAgaggagctggagaggaaagcggcggagctggacaGGAAGGAGCGAGAACTAAAGAACAGCGCAGCCAAGTTGAATG TGAGACAAAACAATTGGCCCCCCCTGCCCCAAAAGTTCCCCATCAAGCCCTGCTTCTACCAGGATTTCTCTGCAGACATCCCAGCCGATTACCAGCAGACGTGCAAAATGCTGTATTACCTCTGGATGT CTATCTACATCATCCAGACTGTGGGGATCCCTGGCTGGGGGGACAG CGGTTGGATTGCGGCCCTGTCTGAGCTGAAAACCGCCCCGGCAGTCTCGATCATCATGATGGTGGTGGCCAGCTTCTTCACCCTGTGCTCCGTCCTCTCGCTCGTCCTTTTGAAGCGG GTGCACACACTGTACCGCCGAACTGGCGCCAGCTTCCAGCAGGCCCAGGAGGAGTTCTCCCAGGGCATCCTCACCAACAGGAACTTCCGCAGTGCCGCCTCAGGCGTGGCCGCGTCTGCTGCCCGGGGGGCTTTCCAGGGGAACTAG
- the SCAMP2 gene encoding secretory carrier-associated membrane protein 2 isoform X2 yields MSAFDTNPFADPVEVNPFQDPSVTQLTHPPQGGLDEFNPFSETPRLTNVAPTTVPIAQPTGPSQPAVLQPSVEPTPKSVASAAQAGLLQQQEELERKAAELDRKERELKNSAAKLNVRQNNWPPLPQKFPIKPCFYQDFSADIPADYQQTCKMLYYLWMLHSVTLFLNLLACLAWFFADPARGVDFGLSILWFVMFTPCAFLCWYRPIYKAFRSDNSFSFFVFFFVFFCQIAIYIIQTVGIPGWGDSGWIAALSELKTAPAVSIIMMVVASFFTLCSVLSLVLLKRVHTLYRRTGASFQQAQEEFSQGILTNRNFRSAASGVAASAARGAFQGN; encoded by the exons GATCCCTCGGTGACCCAGTTGACCCATCCGCCGCAGGGTGGCCTGGACGAATTCAACCCTTTCTCGGAGACTCCTCGGCTG ACCAATGTGGCACCAACAACCGTTCCCATCGCCCAGCCCACTGGGCCCTCCCAGCCCGCGGTGCTCCAGCCCTCCGTAGAACCTACCCCCAAG TCGGTAGCATCTGCAGCCCAGGCTGGGCTGCTCCAGCAGCAAgaggagctggagaggaaagcggcggagctggacaGGAAGGAGCGAGAACTAAAGAACAGCGCAGCCAAGTTGAATG TGAGACAAAACAATTGGCCCCCCCTGCCCCAAAAGTTCCCCATCAAGCCCTGCTTCTACCAGGATTTCTCTGCAGACATCCCAGCCGATTACCAGCAGACGTGCAAAATGCTGTATTACCTCTGGATGT TGCACTCTGTGACTCTGTTCCTGAATCTGCTGGCCTGCCTGGCCTGGTTCTTTGCTGACCCTGCCAGGGGGGTCGACTTCGGCCTGTCAATCCTGTGGTTCGTGATGTTCACCCCCTGCGCCTTCCTCTGCTGGTACCGCCCCATCTACAAGGCTTTCAG GTCCGACAACTCCTTTAGCTTCTTTGTGTTCTTCTTTGTATTTTTCTGCCAAATAGCTATCTACATCATCCAGACTGTGGGGATCCCTGGCTGGGGGGACAG CGGTTGGATTGCGGCCCTGTCTGAGCTGAAAACCGCCCCGGCAGTCTCGATCATCATGATGGTGGTGGCCAGCTTCTTCACCCTGTGCTCCGTCCTCTCGCTCGTCCTTTTGAAGCGG GTGCACACACTGTACCGCCGAACTGGCGCCAGCTTCCAGCAGGCCCAGGAGGAGTTCTCCCAGGGCATCCTCACCAACAGGAACTTCCGCAGTGCCGCCTCAGGCGTGGCCGCGTCTGCTGCCCGGGGGGCTTTCCAGGGGAACTAG
- the SCAMP2 gene encoding secretory carrier-associated membrane protein 2 isoform X1 yields the protein MSAFDTNPFADPVEVNPFQDPSVTQLTHPPQGGLDEFNPFSETPRLTNVAPTTVPIAQPTGPSQPAVLQPSVEPTPKLLLRQAGKYLPPKFLAESKLSERQRLLGGDNVQSDSHKRAKSVASAAQAGLLQQQEELERKAAELDRKERELKNSAAKLNVRQNNWPPLPQKFPIKPCFYQDFSADIPADYQQTCKMLYYLWMLHSVTLFLNLLACLAWFFADPARGVDFGLSILWFVMFTPCAFLCWYRPIYKAFRSDNSFSFFVFFFVFFCQIAIYIIQTVGIPGWGDSGWIAALSELKTAPAVSIIMMVVASFFTLCSVLSLVLLKRVHTLYRRTGASFQQAQEEFSQGILTNRNFRSAASGVAASAARGAFQGN from the exons GATCCCTCGGTGACCCAGTTGACCCATCCGCCGCAGGGTGGCCTGGACGAATTCAACCCTTTCTCGGAGACTCCTCGGCTG ACCAATGTGGCACCAACAACCGTTCCCATCGCCCAGCCCACTGGGCCCTCCCAGCCCGCGGTGCTCCAGCCCTCCGTAGAACCTACCCCCAAG CTGCTGCTTAGACAGGCCGGCAAGTACCTGCCCCCCAAGTTCCTGGCAGAGAGCAAGCTCTCAGAGAGACAGAGGTTGCTAGGAGGAGATAATGTTCAGAGTGACAGCCACAAGCGAGCAAAG TCGGTAGCATCTGCAGCCCAGGCTGGGCTGCTCCAGCAGCAAgaggagctggagaggaaagcggcggagctggacaGGAAGGAGCGAGAACTAAAGAACAGCGCAGCCAAGTTGAATG TGAGACAAAACAATTGGCCCCCCCTGCCCCAAAAGTTCCCCATCAAGCCCTGCTTCTACCAGGATTTCTCTGCAGACATCCCAGCCGATTACCAGCAGACGTGCAAAATGCTGTATTACCTCTGGATGT TGCACTCTGTGACTCTGTTCCTGAATCTGCTGGCCTGCCTGGCCTGGTTCTTTGCTGACCCTGCCAGGGGGGTCGACTTCGGCCTGTCAATCCTGTGGTTCGTGATGTTCACCCCCTGCGCCTTCCTCTGCTGGTACCGCCCCATCTACAAGGCTTTCAG GTCCGACAACTCCTTTAGCTTCTTTGTGTTCTTCTTTGTATTTTTCTGCCAAATAGCTATCTACATCATCCAGACTGTGGGGATCCCTGGCTGGGGGGACAG CGGTTGGATTGCGGCCCTGTCTGAGCTGAAAACCGCCCCGGCAGTCTCGATCATCATGATGGTGGTGGCCAGCTTCTTCACCCTGTGCTCCGTCCTCTCGCTCGTCCTTTTGAAGCGG GTGCACACACTGTACCGCCGAACTGGCGCCAGCTTCCAGCAGGCCCAGGAGGAGTTCTCCCAGGGCATCCTCACCAACAGGAACTTCCGCAGTGCCGCCTCAGGCGTGGCCGCGTCTGCTGCCCGGGGGGCTTTCCAGGGGAACTAG